The following are encoded in a window of Aromatoleum petrolei genomic DNA:
- the galE gene encoding UDP-glucose 4-epimerase GalE, with translation MSTVLVTGGAGYIGSHTCVALLEAGHDVVVVDNLCNSKRAALDRVEQIAGRTLGGFYRADVRDAAALARVFAERPVDAVVHFAALKAVGESVAKPLAYYENNIGGLFALLAAMDAAGVRRLVFSSSATVYGDPASVPIREDFPVGATNPYGRTKLMCEDMLRDLVAADPRWHVALLRYFNPVGAHQTGLIGEDPNGIPNNLMPYVSQVAVGKLKELQVFGGDYPTSDGTGVRDYIHVVDLAAGHVAAVERMEGLPGVSCVNLGTGRGYSVLEVAQAFERASGRKVPYRIVARRPGDVAACWADASLAEKMFGWRPRYDLDAMCRDAWRWQSQNPEGYPD, from the coding sequence TTGAGTACGGTGCTGGTGACTGGCGGGGCCGGGTATATCGGATCGCATACGTGTGTGGCCTTGCTGGAGGCGGGGCACGATGTCGTGGTCGTCGACAATCTGTGCAACAGCAAGCGCGCCGCGCTGGATCGGGTGGAACAGATTGCGGGCAGGACCTTGGGCGGGTTCTATCGCGCTGACGTTCGCGATGCGGCCGCATTGGCACGGGTGTTCGCCGAACGGCCCGTCGATGCCGTTGTCCATTTCGCCGCACTGAAGGCCGTGGGCGAGTCGGTGGCGAAACCGCTTGCGTACTACGAGAACAACATTGGCGGACTGTTCGCGCTCCTCGCGGCGATGGATGCCGCGGGGGTGCGCCGACTGGTCTTCAGCTCCTCGGCGACCGTCTACGGGGATCCGGCGTCGGTGCCGATCCGCGAGGACTTTCCGGTCGGGGCGACGAACCCGTATGGGCGTACGAAACTCATGTGCGAGGATATGCTGCGCGATCTCGTCGCCGCTGATCCGCGCTGGCATGTGGCGCTCCTGCGGTATTTCAATCCGGTGGGGGCCCATCAAACCGGGCTGATCGGCGAGGATCCCAACGGGATTCCGAACAACCTCATGCCCTATGTGAGCCAGGTTGCAGTCGGGAAGTTGAAGGAGTTGCAGGTGTTCGGGGGGGATTACCCGACGTCTGACGGGACCGGGGTCCGCGACTATATCCATGTCGTCGATCTCGCCGCAGGGCATGTTGCGGCGGTCGAGCGCATGGAAGGCCTGCCGGGGGTGAGTTGTGTGAACCTCGGAACCGGGCGGGGGTACAGCGTGCTGGAGGTGGCGCAGGCCTTCGAGCGCGCGTCGGGTCGGAAGGTCCCCTACCGTATCGTGGCGCGTCGGCCGGGTGACGTTGCGGCGTGCTGGGCCGATGCCAGCCTGGCGGAGAAGATGTTCGGGTGGCGGCCGCGATACGATCTCGATGCGATGTGCCGCGATGCGTGGCGGTGGCAGTCGCAGAATCCCGAGGGCTATCCGGACTGA